One window of Chryseobacterium sp. JJR-5R genomic DNA carries:
- a CDS encoding alpha-2-macroglobulin family protein, with product MKRFSKIFVLLLLLLNVSGVFAQKYYDEQWKKVSANYQKGVYKSNLPIIADIQKQAMKDNNVVQLIQSLKAEFSIVNQTADDDKNNSVSALFGKLQNVGRQIKGDDKVVYDVLLTSFFLDYYAEHSWEINSRTNISSRDISRIETWSRLDFKNYLTQNYLELDRQQAEMKKIYLKKYKDVFSDNDYISYFPTLEDWYLTKKITFLTNNGLFTKNELEEQRTKVNAIYDGLISQNTGNPRLYFMHRKLQDNCDFNRCTDRLKQLQTLLASETEGDYKVMVMNDVIDELISKNKEKEAIGIINQAKIKYPESPFIRNIKNKEDEITSPSLNITYEQQTQSNLPVHFVAERKNVSSFSVTLYEVKEDLSVFLQYVQNPYPNPFAKIKKNLVKKETYTLDDPKDYRTHKTSLEIKPLPPGIYLAEYAVAGISEKDAEAEKDFYFLVSGNKVIYQTKTERNPLANELKLVNSENGKPVIDERLTFYEFAGKILSKTEGKTDDKGAFKFPSTVNKDYYRTFLIRQPKTNDFQIMQVSGDRQINSYSPKETRVKAQIFTDRAIYRPGQTVYFKVINTKLNKETESVVAGLKQKITLTDANGQEVSVQNFTSSEFGSYHGSFILPKRKLNGMFSLKTDDETQGYKNIRVEEYKRPKFEVTFEPVKDEYRYGQTIELKGKVMTYSGIALSNTAVNYEIKKHNIRWRYFNSYPQGDNDDQENSILGEARTNGKGEFIIRLDLKKDEKLEGIQIDNYLVNASVTDINGETQTADTELKVASVSHYIEADEIKNVFSGENIKIKVETKNYNEQVLKKPYQVRLSKLESQARIFRNNFGTEVQDLPQFSEEEFIRRFPHDCYDKNDEVENRKISTVIMDGTKQNEESLDLGKLESGDYRLELYNIEGRDTIKTSRNFSVWNKKALNASQKTFLTVVEAKKEFSRGEKAVVYVYSAVPDALVNVFIQDGSGKTVFEVREFKNGVLEYSVDIPEDKNVSALNLQFQLVAFNDVQTESVNLVIKNSEGPLRIETVTFRDKVEPGSKEKWSVKVLGNKKEKISAEVLANMYDLSLDKFAKNDFNWSSLYTPMSMVTSYDIRQYLLQKYYQKRLAYFDNQQVEVPSFNWFDNDISYSALQRSLSGKVAGVKIRTAALPAPMAASEMKVNSARMDDEAIDILDSGRQLINQENKGLITVNDKNTLQNVQIRQNLNETAFFYPDLKTDAEGNVSFEFTSPEALTKWKLMFLAHTKDARAATLEKEVVTQKEFSVTPNYPRFLREGDELNLQSKLSNLTRKKLSGSASLQILDAFTNEDISSRFGLASGIQNFELDENGNSALTWKLKVPDNVSSIILKVVAKAGRYSDGEQQAIAVLPNRMLVTDAVPVFVKEGETKTFELENLKNTNSATVSNVSHTLELTTNPIWEMMFALPSLKNDQNNSADVIFNKWFADVLASEIFRANPKMKTVFEEYQNKGLLNSNLEKNQELKQLLLEETPWVLESRNEQEQMTKLALLFDANTMKNSITQDWDDFKKLQNPDGGFSWYQGYPSSYSTSLYILKNLGRINSWLKENVKEYQNNEQDELVAQLVQYIDSGINNYYDIKKANVWNNTVIDYLDTRNYWEKQYPLKGKGAALKASVKQKAKTAKLTDFTFFGLHRMALLMERYGLKEVSDKMLNYLKETSVDSKTQGVYWKQNLDGWGWFSSKVVNQAGALEAFNKLKPNDQKFVEDMKIWLITQKEVNSWGSSRGTAEVIFTILNAGKSWTGTESDKATVIWGGKELKPETQATGYVKSTVKTDLVDKSLATVTVIKPGPGIVQGGLFWQYYEDLDKIPSSENYLSVTKELYRKVKTVNGEELQKISPETPLKIGDKITIRMILNTDRPMEFIHIKDMRAAGFEPLDVLSGYQWKNNLAYYQSAKDASTNFYIEQMPKGKYVFEYDVIANASGSFSNGITTIQNYYAPQMNAHTRGMNVRIAE from the coding sequence ATGAAAAGATTTTCAAAGATTTTTGTGCTTTTGCTTCTGCTGTTGAATGTTTCAGGGGTTTTTGCACAAAAATATTATGATGAACAGTGGAAAAAAGTATCTGCAAATTATCAGAAAGGAGTTTATAAATCCAATCTTCCCATCATTGCAGATATACAGAAACAAGCGATGAAAGATAATAATGTTGTACAGCTGATCCAGTCTTTGAAGGCAGAATTCAGTATAGTAAACCAGACTGCGGATGATGATAAAAATAATTCGGTAAGCGCACTGTTCGGGAAACTTCAGAATGTCGGCAGGCAGATAAAAGGAGATGATAAAGTAGTCTATGATGTTCTGCTGACCAGTTTTTTTCTGGATTATTATGCAGAGCATTCATGGGAAATCAACAGCAGGACGAATATCAGTTCCCGGGATATTTCCCGGATCGAGACCTGGAGCCGGCTTGATTTTAAGAATTATCTGACCCAGAATTATCTGGAGCTCGACCGGCAGCAGGCAGAAATGAAAAAAATTTATTTAAAGAAGTACAAAGACGTTTTTTCTGATAATGATTATATTTCCTACTTCCCAACTTTGGAAGACTGGTACCTCACAAAGAAAATTACATTTCTCACCAACAACGGTCTTTTTACCAAAAATGAACTGGAAGAACAGCGCACTAAGGTAAATGCCATCTATGACGGACTGATTTCACAGAATACCGGAAACCCGAGATTGTATTTCATGCACAGGAAACTGCAGGATAACTGTGACTTCAACCGCTGCACAGACAGGCTAAAACAGCTTCAGACCCTTCTGGCATCCGAAACGGAGGGTGATTATAAAGTAATGGTGATGAATGATGTGATAGATGAACTGATTTCAAAAAACAAAGAAAAAGAAGCCATTGGGATCATAAACCAGGCAAAAATAAAATATCCGGAATCTCCTTTTATCAGGAACATAAAAAATAAGGAAGATGAGATTACCAGCCCGTCCCTGAATATAACATATGAACAGCAGACCCAGAGCAACCTTCCGGTTCACTTCGTAGCGGAACGTAAAAATGTTTCTTCTTTTTCAGTCACGCTTTATGAGGTGAAAGAAGATCTGTCTGTATTTCTGCAATATGTACAGAATCCTTATCCCAATCCGTTTGCGAAGATCAAAAAAAATCTGGTAAAAAAAGAAACTTACACGCTGGATGATCCTAAAGATTACCGGACCCATAAAACATCCCTCGAAATCAAACCCCTTCCACCCGGGATTTATCTTGCAGAATATGCTGTGGCCGGGATCAGTGAAAAAGATGCGGAAGCAGAAAAGGATTTTTACTTTCTGGTGTCTGGCAATAAAGTGATTTATCAGACCAAAACAGAGCGGAACCCGTTAGCCAATGAACTGAAACTGGTCAACAGTGAAAACGGAAAACCTGTGATTGATGAACGTCTTACCTTTTATGAATTTGCGGGTAAAATTTTGAGCAAAACGGAAGGAAAAACAGATGATAAAGGGGCGTTTAAATTTCCATCGACGGTAAACAAAGACTATTACAGGACTTTTTTAATCCGCCAGCCAAAAACCAATGATTTCCAGATCATGCAGGTTTCCGGAGACAGGCAGATCAACAGTTACAGTCCGAAAGAAACGCGGGTGAAGGCCCAGATTTTTACAGACCGTGCCATCTACAGGCCCGGACAGACGGTTTATTTTAAGGTCATCAATACAAAACTTAATAAGGAAACAGAATCTGTAGTGGCAGGATTAAAACAGAAAATTACCTTAACGGATGCAAACGGGCAGGAAGTGTCTGTACAAAACTTCACCTCCAGTGAGTTCGGTTCTTACCACGGCAGCTTTATTCTTCCGAAAAGAAAACTGAACGGAATGTTTTCTTTAAAAACCGATGACGAAACACAGGGATATAAGAATATCCGGGTTGAAGAATACAAGAGGCCGAAATTTGAAGTTACTTTTGAGCCTGTAAAAGATGAATACAGATACGGCCAGACCATTGAACTGAAAGGGAAGGTAATGACGTATTCAGGAATTGCTTTAAGCAATACTGCAGTAAATTACGAAATTAAAAAACATAATATCCGCTGGAGGTATTTCAACAGTTATCCGCAGGGAGATAATGATGATCAGGAAAACTCTATTTTAGGGGAAGCAAGAACCAACGGTAAAGGAGAGTTCATCATCAGGCTGGATCTTAAAAAGGATGAAAAATTAGAGGGAATCCAGATTGACAATTATTTAGTCAATGCCTCTGTAACGGATATTAACGGGGAAACCCAGACAGCAGATACGGAGCTGAAGGTGGCCTCGGTTTCACATTATATTGAAGCGGATGAGATCAAGAATGTTTTCTCCGGTGAAAATATAAAAATAAAAGTTGAAACGAAGAATTATAATGAACAGGTTCTTAAAAAACCGTATCAGGTGAGACTTTCAAAACTTGAATCGCAGGCAAGGATTTTCAGGAATAATTTCGGGACGGAAGTTCAGGATCTGCCGCAATTCTCAGAAGAAGAATTTATCCGCAGATTTCCGCATGATTGCTATGATAAAAATGATGAAGTTGAAAACCGGAAAATTTCAACGGTTATTATGGACGGTACAAAGCAGAATGAAGAATCTCTTGATCTCGGAAAACTGGAATCCGGAGATTACAGGCTCGAACTTTATAACATTGAAGGCAGGGACACGATAAAAACTTCCCGTAATTTCAGTGTGTGGAATAAAAAAGCTTTAAATGCTTCGCAAAAAACATTCCTTACGGTTGTAGAGGCCAAAAAAGAATTTTCGAGAGGCGAAAAAGCTGTGGTGTATGTGTATTCTGCAGTTCCGGATGCTCTGGTAAATGTTTTCATTCAGGACGGTTCAGGAAAAACAGTTTTCGAGGTCCGGGAATTTAAAAACGGCGTTCTGGAATATTCCGTTGATATCCCTGAAGATAAGAACGTTTCAGCCTTAAACCTACAGTTCCAGTTGGTCGCATTTAATGATGTACAGACCGAATCTGTAAACCTTGTTATAAAAAATTCAGAAGGACCTTTAAGAATTGAAACGGTTACGTTCAGAGATAAAGTAGAACCGGGTTCAAAAGAAAAATGGTCGGTAAAAGTACTTGGGAATAAAAAAGAGAAAATAAGCGCTGAAGTCTTGGCCAATATGTATGATCTGTCCCTGGATAAGTTTGCAAAAAACGATTTTAACTGGAGCAGTCTCTATACGCCTATGTCAATGGTAACGTCATATGACATCAGGCAGTATCTGCTTCAGAAATATTATCAGAAGAGACTGGCGTATTTTGATAATCAGCAGGTTGAAGTTCCATCTTTTAATTGGTTTGATAATGATATATCTTATTCGGCTTTGCAAAGAAGTCTTAGTGGTAAAGTCGCAGGAGTAAAGATTCGGACTGCTGCGCTTCCTGCTCCGATGGCTGCGTCAGAAATGAAAGTTAATTCTGCAAGAATGGATGATGAAGCAATAGATATTTTGGATTCAGGGAGACAACTTATTAATCAGGAAAACAAAGGATTAATAACTGTTAATGATAAAAACACGTTGCAAAATGTCCAGATACGCCAGAATCTAAACGAAACCGCCTTTTTCTATCCGGATTTAAAAACCGATGCAGAAGGCAATGTAAGCTTTGAGTTCACTTCTCCGGAAGCACTGACCAAATGGAAGCTGATGTTCCTGGCGCATACCAAAGATGCGAGGGCAGCAACATTGGAAAAAGAAGTGGTGACGCAGAAAGAATTTTCTGTGACACCGAACTATCCGAGATTTTTAAGGGAAGGCGATGAGCTGAATCTTCAGTCAAAACTGTCAAACCTGACCCGTAAAAAGTTAAGCGGTTCGGCAAGCCTGCAGATTTTAGACGCGTTTACCAATGAAGATATTTCCTCCCGGTTTGGCTTAGCATCAGGCATTCAGAATTTTGAGCTTGATGAAAACGGAAACTCAGCATTAACCTGGAAACTGAAAGTCCCTGATAACGTTTCCTCTATCATTTTAAAGGTAGTGGCAAAGGCAGGACGGTATTCTGACGGCGAACAGCAGGCCATTGCCGTATTGCCGAACAGGATGCTGGTAACCGATGCCGTTCCGGTTTTCGTAAAAGAGGGCGAAACAAAAACGTTCGAACTGGAAAACCTTAAGAATACCAATTCCGCAACTGTTTCAAATGTTTCCCATACGCTGGAGCTGACGACCAATCCGATCTGGGAGATGATGTTTGCACTTCCAAGCCTGAAAAACGACCAGAACAATTCTGCCGATGTAATCTTTAATAAATGGTTTGCCGATGTGCTGGCTTCGGAAATTTTCAGAGCAAATCCTAAAATGAAAACCGTTTTTGAAGAATACCAGAACAAAGGATTACTGAATTCAAATCTGGAGAAAAACCAGGAACTGAAGCAGTTGTTGTTGGAAGAGACGCCATGGGTGCTGGAAAGCAGAAATGAACAGGAGCAGATGACAAAATTAGCTTTACTTTTTGATGCCAATACCATGAAAAATTCGATCACTCAGGATTGGGACGATTTCAAAAAACTGCAGAATCCGGATGGCGGGTTTTCCTGGTACCAGGGGTATCCGAGTTCATATTCCACATCGCTGTATATTCTGAAAAACCTGGGCAGGATTAATTCATGGTTAAAAGAAAATGTTAAGGAATATCAGAATAATGAACAGGATGAATTGGTGGCACAATTGGTCCAGTATATTGACAGTGGAATTAATAATTACTATGATATAAAAAAAGCAAATGTCTGGAATAACACCGTGATCGATTACCTGGACACAAGGAACTACTGGGAAAAGCAGTATCCTCTGAAAGGAAAAGGCGCAGCTTTAAAAGCTTCCGTAAAACAGAAGGCAAAAACAGCTAAGCTAACCGATTTTACGTTTTTCGGACTGCACCGGATGGCCTTACTGATGGAGCGTTACGGTTTAAAAGAAGTTTCGGATAAAATGCTGAATTATTTAAAAGAAACTTCCGTTGATTCAAAAACCCAAGGTGTCTACTGGAAGCAGAACCTGGACGGCTGGGGATGGTTCAGCTCAAAAGTGGTGAATCAGGCCGGCGCTCTGGAAGCATTCAACAAACTTAAACCCAATGATCAGAAATTTGTTGAAGACATGAAGATCTGGCTGATTACACAGAAAGAAGTGAATTCCTGGGGAAGTTCAAGAGGCACGGCTGAGGTGATCTTCACCATCTTGAATGCAGGGAAATCCTGGACCGGCACAGAAAGTGACAAGGCAACCGTCATCTGGGGCGGAAAAGAACTGAAACCGGAAACCCAGGCAACAGGTTATGTGAAATCTACGGTAAAAACTGATCTCGTGGATAAAAGCCTGGCTACAGTCACTGTAATAAAACCGGGACCCGGAATTGTGCAGGGCGGATTATTCTGGCAGTATTATGAAGACCTGGATAAAATACCGTCTTCTGAAAATTACCTTTCCGTAACAAAAGAACTTTACAGAAAAGTAAAAACGGTAAACGGAGAGGAATTACAGAAAATCTCACCGGAAACTCCGCTGAAAATCGGGGATAAAATTACGATAAGAATGATCCTTAATACAGACCGTCCGATGGAATTTATCCACATCAAGGATATGAGAGCCGCAGGGTTTGAGCCTTTGGATGTACTTTCCGGCTATCAGTGGAAGAATAATTTAGCCTATTATCAGTCGGCGAAAGATGCATCCACCAATTTTTATATTGAGCAGATGCCGAAAGGAAAATATGTGTTTGAATATGATGTGATAGCCAATGCTTCCGGAAGTTTTTCAAACGGGATCACTACCATCCAGAACTATTACGCGCCTCAGATGAATGCGCATACCAGAGGGATGAATGTCCGGATCGCGGAATGA
- a CDS encoding VOC family protein: MKLGAFSISLSVKDLQKSKDFYEKLGFSEMGGAMDQNYVIMKNGDHIIGLFQAMFDGNMLTFNPGWDQNAQNMEVFEDVRDIQRHLKEQGVELQKEADETTSGPEHIYLKDPDGNMILIDQHR, from the coding sequence ATGAAATTAGGCGCATTTTCAATCAGTTTAAGTGTTAAAGACCTTCAGAAATCCAAGGATTTCTATGAGAAATTAGGGTTTAGTGAAATGGGCGGAGCCATGGACCAGAATTATGTGATCATGAAAAACGGGGATCATATCATCGGGCTTTTTCAGGCGATGTTTGACGGGAATATGCTCACATTCAATCCTGGCTGGGACCAGAATGCCCAAAATATGGAGGTTTTTGAAGATGTCCGGGACATTCAGAGGCATTTAAAGGAACAGGGCGTGGAGCTTCAGAAAGAAGCCGATGAAACCACATCCGGGCCGGAACATATTTATCTGAAAGATCCGGATGGCAATATGATTTTAATCGATCAGCACAGATAA
- a CDS encoding DUF1569 domain-containing protein, whose protein sequence is MENVFEAKAAQHYIDRINKLTPETEGLWGKMTVDQMLAHCNVSYEMVYEPEKHKKPGAIAKFILKTFVKPKVVGGKAYAQNGPTSPQFLIKERKVFADEKKRLIGFIQKTQQLGASAFDGKESFSFGKLKAQEWSNMFAKHLNHHLTQFGV, encoded by the coding sequence ATGGAAAATGTTTTTGAGGCGAAAGCAGCTCAGCATTATATCGACAGAATAAATAAGCTTACCCCTGAAACAGAAGGATTGTGGGGAAAGATGACCGTTGATCAGATGCTGGCGCACTGTAATGTATCCTATGAAATGGTCTATGAACCAGAAAAGCACAAAAAGCCGGGAGCGATTGCAAAATTTATCCTGAAAACATTTGTAAAGCCTAAGGTAGTGGGCGGGAAAGCATACGCGCAGAACGGGCCTACGTCTCCACAGTTTCTTATCAAGGAAAGGAAAGTTTTTGCGGACGAAAAGAAACGCCTGATTGGATTCATCCAGAAAACACAGCAGCTGGGCGCTTCTGCTTTTGACGGAAAAGAATCTTTTTCATTCGGGAAACTGAAAGCGCAGGAGTGGAGCAATATGTTCGCAAAACACCTGAACCATCATCTGACGCAATTTGGCGTATGA